The DNA sequence ATACCCCGGCGCCCGCCGGCCGGATCATCAAATTCGATCATCTGGACAGGGAGGGCAGCAAACCGGTGGTCTATCGCCCGCAATTGCCCTCGCCGTCCCCTGCCCGGCCTGCGGCCTCCGGCGGACGCGCCCGTCTTGAGAATCGAGATAGAGCCACAGCTCCGAACAAATCTGTCACAACTCGTCTGGCAATCAGCCGCAGCGACACCACCGTCACCTCCCGCAGCGATTTAGCCGGTTCTTCCCGTGGCAACAGGACGAACCCGCGCGTTGCAACGCCACAGAATCTCGCGGAATTAACTTCGCCGTCGGAAAATCAAAGGCCCCGCGTGTCCGTCACCCGTTCCAGCAACGGCCTGACAATTCGCGGTGAACCGCGCCGCGCGCCGTACACGCCCTCCACAGCCGCTACCGCTGACATTGGCCAAACCGTGAATAACCGATCCCCGAGAGGCGATGAATCGGCGCGGGCGATTGGATCGCGAAATCAATCTCAGGCAGAGCCGGCGCCACGGCAAGCGCAAGCATTTGCGCCTGTGCGGCCCGCGCCGCATCACGCGCCAGAACCAATGCGAGTCGAACGCCAGCAACCACGTTCCTTCCGAGACGGTTCATCCGCGCCACAAGCTGCGCCGGTCAGGCCGCAATTCAATCCGCCGGGGCAAGCGCCTTCCCAACCCGTGTACGCTCAGCCCGCCCGCCCGCAGTTCAACCCGGCTCCGCCTGCGTATTCGCAGCCCAACCAGGTGGAACATCGAAATAACTTCCAAGCCCGGTCGCAGTTTGCCCGGTCAGAGTATTCGCCGCGACCGGCGCAACCGGCGTATTCGCCGCCACCGTCGCAACCGTCATTCGCGCCTGCACCCCAGCACTCGCAACGCCAGGAAGCTCCGCGCGGAAATTCTCAACCCGCATCGCAAAATTCCGATCGAGGGGACCGCAAACGCTGAGTTCCCTTCGGTTACGACTGGTTATGAAGCTACCACAGTTCAACCAAGCGAACCCTTGTCTCCTGATTTCGCCGTTGCTCGTCATTATTTGTTCGTCGGTTCAACTGCACGCTTCAAACCCGACGAATATTTATTCTACCGGTTTTGAAGCTGCCGAGGCTTACAACCGCAACTTCGATCTGGTCGGCCAAAATGGCTGGGTTGGCGCCGGTTCGGGCGGCAATGGACTGGTGACAAATTTCTTTCCGGGCCTCGGGCAACAAGCCTACATCGGTTTCGCCCCGCCCAATCCCGGATATGACATGCTGAACGTCTGGCGTCCGATCAACCTAGTGCCGGACCTTACCAACCGGCCCATCGTCAAATTTTCAGTCATGATGGAGATCGACGACTCCACCAATGGGCAGTACGACGATTTCTATTGGAGCGTTTACAACGCGCAAGGACACCGGTTGTTCACCCTCGACTTCGACAACTTCAACACGCGGATTTATTACGCGCTGGATGATACGAATGGCTTCATCAGCACCGGCAAATTTTTCACGAACAACCGGCCCCATTCACTGGTCATCGCCATGAATTTTACCTCAAACAAGTGGAGCGCCACACTCGACGCCAATCTACTCGTCACGAACAAATCAATCACGAAGGTCGGCGCGTCGCTCAACCTCGGTGATGTGGACGCCGTATGGTTCATTTTTACGCCCGGTGCGCCCGGCAACAATTTCATGCTCTTCGACAACTATCAGATCACCGCGGAATCCCTCCTTCCCACGCCCGTCCGCCTGCAATCCTTGGGCCGCACAGGCGATGGACAATTCATCCTGCGCCTGACTGGCGATGCCGGTTGCAGCTATGTCATTGAAGGCACGACCAATCTGGTCAACTGGAGCGCGCTCAAAACCAACAACGCCACTGATGGCACATTTGATTTTGTGGATTCGGCGGCGACGAATTTCTCACGGCGCTTCTATCGGGCGCGGCAGGTGCCGTGATGGGAGTGTTTCATCGTGATTTGCCTCACCGCTCCCGCGTTTCTGCTTTGCAACGCGTTTCGCTTTGGCAATATCGCCGCATGGGCATCACCCCGCAGCAATTTGAGCAGATGAGAAGCCGCGTCGGCGGTTGGCGGCGCGGCGTGGCGCCGGTTTTGGAATCCAGTTTTCGCCCGACCGCCGCCGCCAACTCCGTCATTCTCGGCATCGACCCTTCGTTACGCGGCACCGGCTACGGCGTGATTCGTCTCTCCAAACCGCATCCCCAAACGCTGGCGCACGGGACCATCGCCTGCCCCGTAAATTGGGAACATTCCCGTTGCCTGGTGAAGATCGCCGAAACATTGCGCGAAGTGCTTCGTCAACATCGCCCCGGCGTGTGCGTGGTGGAGGGACTCTTCTACGCGCAAAACCTGCAAACCGCCCTGATCATGGGCGAGGCGCGCGGCGCCGTGATGGTAGTGGCGGCGGAAGCGGGCCTGGAGATTTACGAAATCGCGCCGCGCAAAGTGAAACAGGCCATCGTCGGTTACGGCGCTGCGCAAAAACTCGCCGTTGCTAAAATGGTGCAGCGCTTGTTGCACCTCTCCACGCCGCCCGCGCCCGACGCCGCCGATGCCCTCGCCCTCGCGCTGGCGCATGCGCAGCAAAACGGGCGCTACACTTTCTCGGCGCCGAAGAAGATTTAATGATCACATTTCTCCACGGCAAACTCGTCGAAGCGCTGCCGACCCAGGTGATCGTCGAAGTCCACGGCGTCGGCTACGAAGCG is a window from the Verrucomicrobiota bacterium genome containing:
- the ruvC gene encoding crossover junction endodeoxyribonuclease RuvC, which gives rise to MGVFHRDLPHRSRVSALQRVSLWQYRRMGITPQQFEQMRSRVGGWRRGVAPVLESSFRPTAAANSVILGIDPSLRGTGYGVIRLSKPHPQTLAHGTIACPVNWEHSRCLVKIAETLREVLRQHRPGVCVVEGLFYAQNLQTALIMGEARGAVMVVAAEAGLEIYEIAPRKVKQAIVGYGAAQKLAVAKMVQRLLHLSTPPAPDAADALALALAHAQQNGRYTFSAPKKI